One Tripterygium wilfordii isolate XIE 37 chromosome 10, ASM1340144v1, whole genome shotgun sequence DNA segment encodes these proteins:
- the LOC120007200 gene encoding uncharacterized protein LOC120007200: MSSTSGSTEASLVATSATSVNPYDDPFHLSTSDYATSQLISLNLTNENYHIWSSTILTALEGRNKQGLVDDTIKAPDVSDSKYASWRRCNSVVITWLRNCMDSKIAASLSKVATARDLWVELEHRYSPSNAPRIYELKKEIASISQGILSVTDYYTRIKAFWDELYHYRPLPTVSTEAMEILLSYQHQDCVMQFLMGLNDTYAHVRSQILLMDPLPPINKVYSLVLQEERQRAITSAVPTFSEPSAMAVKTQSFAEQRKFNRATNNTKEGLFCTHCKRQGHVVDRCYKLHGFPSNLQRRQKGFSNPNLAQNARSSINEVEAGITQSANSVSSLQLTPEQCQQLMAFLQLQSHSGNSSVSGNQTGSDAQNPPNQNMSSVSAMAGPSHLEDDWNGNYA; the protein is encoded by the exons ATGTCTTCAACTTCAGGTTCAACTGAGGCTTCATTGGTTGCTACAAGCGCAACATCCGTCAATCCATATGATGATCCGTTTCATCTTTCAACAAGTGATTATGCTACCAGTCAACTAATCTCTTTGAATCTCACTAATGAAAATTATCACATATGGAGTAGTACAATACTAACAGCATTGGAAGGAAGAAACAAGCAAGGACTAGTTGATGACACTATCAAAGCCCCAGATGTTTCAGATTCAAAGTATGCCTCTTGGAGAAGATGTAACAGTGTTGTTATTACCTGGCTACGAAATTGCATGGATTCAAAGATTGCAGCTAGTCTATCTAAGGTTGCCACTGCACGAGATTTGTGGGTTGAGCTGGAGCACAGGTACTCACCCTCTAATGCACCCCGAATTTATGAATTAAAAAAGGAaattgcatcaatttctcaggGCATTCTCTCAGTAACTGATTATTATACAAGAATTAAAGCATTTTGGGATGAGTTGTACCATTATCGTCCTCTCCCAACTGTTAGTACTGAAGCTATGGAAATCCTATTAAGTTATCAGCATCAAGATTGTGTGATGCAATTTCTTATGGGATTGAATGATACGTATGCGCATGTGCGAAGTCAAATCCTCTTGATGGATCCATTGCCTCCTATAAACAAGGTTTATTCTCTGGTTCTCCAAGAAGAAAGACAGCGTGCTATAACCTCTGCAGTACCAACCTTTTCTGAACCATCTGCAATGGCAGTAAAAACTCAATCTTTTGCTGAACAAAGAAAATTCAACAGAGCCACTAACAATACTAAGGAAGGGTTGTTTTGCACTCATTGTAAACGACAAGGGCACGTTGTTGACCGCTGCTATAAACTTCATGGTTTTCCTTCGAATCTTCAAAGAAggcaaaagggtttttcaaatcCCAACTTGGCACAAAATGCTCGGTCTTCAATCAATGAAGTTGAAGCTGGAATAACTCAGTCTGCTAATTCTGTTTCCAGCCTCCAACTTACTCCAGAACAATGTCAGCAATTAATGGCATTTTTGCAGCTGCAAAGTCACTCTGGAAACTCTTCTGTTTCAGGAAATCAAACAGGTAGTGATGCTCAGAATCCTCCAAATCAAAATATGTCATCAGTTTCAGCCATGGCAG GACCCAGTCACCTTGAAGATGACTGGAATGGGAACTATGCATAA
- the LOC120007518 gene encoding eukaryotic peptide chain release factor subunit 1-3: MADAHETDKNIEIWKIKKLIKALEAARGNGTSMISLIMPPRDQIARVTKMLGDEFGTASNIKSRVNRQSVLGAITSAQQRLKLYNKVPPNGLVLYTGTIVTDDGKEKKVTIDFEPFRPINASLYLCDNKFHTEALNELLESDDKFGFIVMDGNGTLFGTLSGNTREVLHKFTVDLPKKHGRGGQSALRFARLRMEKRHNYVRKTAELATQFFINPATSQPNVSGLILAGSADFKTELSQSDMFDPRLQAKILNVVDVSYGGENGFNQAIELSSEILANVKFIQEKRLIGKYFEEISQDTGKYVFGVDDTMKALEMGAIEILIVWENLDLTRYVLKNSTTGEVIIKHFNKEQESNEKNFRDSATSAELEVQEKMSLLEWFANEYKRFGCTLEFVTNKSQEGSQFCRGFGGIGGILRYQLDMRTFDDLSDDGEVYEDSE, encoded by the coding sequence ATGGCAGATGCTCATGAGACTGATAAGAACATTGAGATTTGgaaaatcaagaaattgatTAAAGCGCTGGAAGCTGCAAGGGGCAATGGCACGAGCATGATTTCTCTTATCATGCCTCCTCGTGATCAAATAGCCCGGGTAACTAAGATGCTTGGAGATGAATTTGGAACTGCTTCTAATATCAAAAGTAGGGTCAATCGTCAATCTGTGCTGGGTGCAATCACTTCTGCCCAGCAGAGACTTAAACTTTACAACAAGGTTCCTCCCAATGGGCTTGTGCTTTACACTGGTACAATTGTAACTGATGatgggaaggaaaaaaaggttACTATCGACTTTGAGCCATTTAGGCCCATTAATGCATCTCTTTACCTCTGTGACAACAAGTTTCACACAGAAGCTCTGAATGAACTGTTGGAATCTGATGATAAATTTGGTTTCATTGTCATGGACGGTAATGGAACCCTTTTTGGGACATTGAGCGGTAACACCCGGGAGGTTCTTCATAAATTTACTGTTGACCTCCCAAAGAAACATGGAAGAGGAGGACAATCAGCTCTTCGTTTTGCTCGTCTTAGAATGGAGAAGCGCCATAATTATGTGCGGAAGACTGCTGAACTTGCCACACAGTTTTTCATTAATCCTGCCACCAGTCAGCCCAATGTTTCTGGATTAATACTAGCTGGGTCAGCTGACTTCAAGACTGAACTGAGTCAGTCAGATATGTTTGACCCACGGCTTCAAGCTAAAATATTGAATGTGGTTGATGTTTCCTATGGTGGGGAGAATGGTTTTAATCAGGCAATTGAGTTGTCTTCGGAAATTCTGGCCAATGTGAAATTTATACAGGAGAAGCGCTTGATTGGCAAATATTTTGAGGAGATATCCCAGGATACTGGGAAGTATGTTTTTGGTGTGGATGACACAATGAAGGCTTTGGAGATGGGTGCTATTGAGATTCTAATTGTTTGGGAAAACCTAGACCTTACTAGGTATGTGCTTAAAAATAGCACCACAGGCGAGGTAATCATAAAGCATTTTAACAAAGAGCAGGAGTCCAATGAGAAGAACTTCCGGGATTCAGCCACCTCTGCTGAACTGGAGGTTCAGGAAAAGATGTCACTGCTTGAGTGGTTTGCTAATGAGTACAAACGGTTTGGTTGCACTCTTGAGTTTGTTACCAACAAATCGCAAGAAGGATCCCAGTTCTGCCGAGGGTTTGGTGGAATTGGAGGCATTCTCCGCTACCAGCTTGATATGAGAACATTTGATGATCTATCTGATGATGGTGAAGTTTATGAGGATTCTGAATAG
- the LOC120007096 gene encoding NADH dehydrogenase [ubiquinone] 1 alpha subcomplex subunit 2-like — protein sequence MAWRAQLSRSMKELRILFCPSSPESSLTREFIEKNYKELKALNPKLPILIRECTGIEPQLWARYDMGVERGINLKGKVEPQIEKAVEELVKIGGALKR from the exons ATGGCATGGAGAGCTCAACTATCTCGGAGTATGAAGGAGCTTCGGATCCTTTTCTGCCCGTCTTCCCCTGAAAGTTCCCTCACTAG GGAGTTCATAGAAAAGAATTACAAGGAACTAAAGGCTTTAAACCCCAAACTTCCAATTTTGATCCGTGAGTGCACAGGGATTGAGCCACAATTGTGGGCTAGATATG ATATGGGTGTGGAGAGGGGCATTAATCTGAAAGGTAAGGTAGAGCCACAGATCGAGAAGGCCGTGGAAGAGCTTGTGAAGATTGGAGGAGCACTTAAAAGATAA